From the Opitutales bacterium genome, the window GCAGCGGCAGCCGGACTTCCAAAAAATCGGAGGCAAAGACCTCGGCAAGCATCGTTCCAGGAGTGACATATTGACCGATATCGACGCGCTTGCTGCGGATACGACCATTGTAAGGCGCACGGATCTCGGTTCGATCGAGATTGCGCTGAGCTCGATCTACTTGAGCCTCTGCCGAAGCGACATCAGCTTCGGCCTTGAGCAATTGCGGCGTCCGCGTCACCAGCCCCTCAGGAGCGCGTCCGGGATTAACGCGCTCCCAATCGATACGCGCCTGTTCTACCCGGGCCTTCTCCTCCTCGAGGTTCAACCTCATTTGAGCCAGACCAGCCTCCGCGCTACGCACCGCGGCGACATAATCTCGATCATCGATCTTCACCAGCACCTCATCTTCCTCGAAGAAACGCCCCTCCAAGAAACTCTCCGAAATCTCCACGATACGCCCAGACACTTCGGGAATCAGACTGCTCGTCGTGCGCGGACGCACCAAGCCGCGTGATTCAATCGTCACCTGATAATCGGTAGGCATGAGCCGCTGCGCTTCCACAAAAATGCTCGCTGCTCGCGGTGGCGCAAAACGCGCTTCCGGACGAGAAGCAGCCATTTGCCGATAGATCAGAAAGCCGCCCACGATGAGGGCGATGGGTAGAATGATTTTAAGAAGCTTAAGCATTTTGGGCAGTGCGATTAAAAGTCTAACGGTGCAGAACAAATGCCGCAGATCCCCGAAAAGCAAAAAAAGTTCAGAGATAAATCAGTTAATTTTTGTTCATAAAGCTTCCCGGCAGGCATTCCCGACCCTAAAAGCCACATCGCTCTTTCGACATGTCAGCGCCATTGCGGCGAGGCAGATATGCACATACCTCCTACATAATTAAAAAAACATTCGCGTGCATTAGCGGATAAAAAATTCCCTCGCCCAGCGAGCCGACTGAGCGGCTCTGCTACACGTCTTTATTTACTTTGGCGCGGCGGGTTTTGAGGACGTAGCCGAAGGTTAAGAGGCCAATTAAGAGGGTGATGAGCTTGGGCTCGGGGATGA encodes:
- a CDS encoding efflux RND transporter periplasmic adaptor subunit, whose protein sequence is MLKLLKIILPIALIVGGFLIYRQMAASRPEARFAPPRAASIFVEAQRLMPTDYQVTIESRGLVRPRTTSSLIPEVSGRIVEISESFLEGRFFEEDEVLVKIDDRDYVAAVRSAEAGLAQMRLNLEEEKARVEQARIDWERVNPGRAPEGLVTRTPQLLKAEADVASAEAQVDRAQRNLDRTEIRAPYNGRIRSKRVDIGQYVTPGTMLAEVFASDFLEVRLPLRNQDLAFVELPEVYADQQTVGPKPKVTLFGDYGGQTYSWEGRIVRTEATIDASSRELYVVAQVNDPFSQADTTRPPLKIGLFVEAMIEGNVLENVFPIPTQAVLRGNEVVFLSEEGTVDRREMNVIWTDEANVVVAEDVEAQEIISVTPLPFTANGASVSFEIEGEAPRMVGRGPGAGGGRPGAGQGGPGQRPEGAGRGVEDRRPKPEQSDAKSAS